One genomic window of Saccopteryx bilineata isolate mSacBil1 chromosome 4, mSacBil1_pri_phased_curated, whole genome shotgun sequence includes the following:
- the AP5Z1 gene encoding AP-5 complex subunit zeta-1 isoform X2, translated as MFTAGAESLLHQARGIQDEELTKFCSRVSKLLQREAAGPEATDALRRLFLIVAATKYSRNLSLSCDHVQNTRQLSLVASVLLAQGDRKQEVRDVGQRVFKVLESRQPDGPSLRPLLPVVSKVASLAPDTLHEDQTKLLNRRLADWLRYASVQQGPAHSSRGFFSTPRARQPGPITEVDGAVATDFFTVLSTAQRFTEDQWLNVQAFSMLRAWLLHSGPEGPGAPDADDKSELEGSTLSVLSTASSTSRLLLPQERLREKAFEYCQRLIEQSNRRALRKGDSDLQKACLVEAVLVLDLLCRQDPSFLYRTLSCLKALHARLCGDPACVRALLPVAQFFLTHGEAAALDSEAVCQHVFTRLPSEFFHHPVLAFEFVQFCRDSLPLFGRNLGILKLSFPNLFKLLAWNSPPLTSEFVALLPSLVDASTALEMLHALLDLPCLTAALDLQLRSSPATSERPLWDASLRIPSCLEAFRDPQCRGLFQHLLRAKASGTVERLAPLHQLLQPMAGCARVLQCAEAVPILLQVFFSAVTQLADSALAKQLAQLLLQRSDSLFQAPGYKASVHRVLSSQFLALCARHRPLVVELGKELLEFVGGASGLRSGGGMLTAVVWAIGEYLSVSWDRRCTVDQINKFFEALEALLFEVTQSRPSVTLPKCPPQLITTLMTTLTKLASRSQDLIPRVSLFLSKMRTLAQRPALGCQPWGEDAGAIGTRATELLNLLKMPSVAQFVLTPSMEVSEPRYHRDSNTALPLALRTVSRLVEKEAGLLPG; from the exons ATGTTCACGGCGGGGGCGGAGAGCCTGCTGCACCAGGCCAG GGGCATCCAGGATGAGGAGCTGACGAAGTTCTGTTCCCGGGTCAGCAAGCTGCTGCAGAGGGAGGCCGCGGGGCCCGAGGCCACCGACGCCCTGCGAAGGCTCTTCCTCATCGTGGCGGCCACCAAATACAGCAGGAA CCTGAGCCTGTCCTGTGACCACGTCCAGAACACGCGGCAGCTGAGCCTGGTGGCCTCTGTGCTCCTGGCCCAG GGTGACAGAAAGCAGGAGGTCAGAGATGTGGGCCAGCGTGTCTTCAAAGTCCTCGAGAGCCGGCAGCCGGACGGGCCCAGTCTGAGGCCTCTCCTCCCGGTCGTGTCCAAGGTGGCCAGCCTGGCCCCGGACACCCTCCATGAAG ACCAGACCAAGCTGCTCAACAGGAGGCTGGCAGACTGGCTCCGCTACGCCAGCGTCCAGCAGGGGCCGGCCCACTCTTCCAGAGGCTTCTTCTCCACGCCCAGGGCCCGGCAG CCGGGTCCTATCACCGAGGTCGATGGGGCTGTGGCCACAGATTTCTTCACAGTACTGTCCACGGCCCAGCGCTTCACGGAGGACCAGTGGCTGAACGTGCAGGCCTTCTCCATGCTGCGGGCCTGGCTGCTGCACAGCGGCCCTGAGGGCCCCGGCGCCCCGGACGCAG ATGACAAGTCCGAACTGGAGGGCTCCACTCTGTCCGTGCTGTCCACCGCCTCGTCCACCAGCCGTCTGCTACTGCCCCAGGAGCGGCTGCGGGAAAAAGCCTTCGAGTACTGCCAGCGCCTCATCGAGCAGAGTAACCGGC GGGCCCTGAGGAAGGGGGACTCGGACCTACAGAAAGCT TGCCTGGTGGAGGCCGTGCTGGTGCTGGACCTGCTCTGCAGGCAGGACCCCTCCTTCCTGTACCGCACCCTGTCCTGCCTGAAGGCCCTGCACGCCCGGCTGTGCGGGGACCCCGCCTGCGTGCGGGCACTGCTGCCGGTGGCCCAGTTCTTCCTGACCCACG GGGAAGCGGCCGCCCTGGACTCGGAGGCCGTCTGCCAGCACGTGTTCACCAGGCTGCCTTCCGAGTTCTTCCACCACCCGGTGCTGGCCTTCGAGTTCGTCCAGTTCTGCAGGGACAGCCTCCCCCTGTTCGGCAGAAACCTCGGCATTCTCAAGCTGAGCTTCCCCAACCTTTTCAAG CTCCTGGCCTGGAACAGCCCGCCCCTGACCTCCGAGTTTGTGGCGCTGCTCCCGTCGCTGGTTGACGCCAGCACGGCCCTGGAGATGCTGCATGCGCTGCTGGACCTGCCGTGTCTGACTGCGGCCTTGGACCTGCAGCTCCG ATCTTCTCCAGCCACTTCCGAGAGGCCACTCTGGGATGCCTCCCTCAGGATCCCCAGCTGCCTGGAGGCCTTCCGGGACCCACAGTGCCGGGGTCTCTTCCAGCATCTGCTGCGTGCCAAGGCCAGCGGGACTGTGGAGAG GTTGGCGCCCCTCCACCAGCTGCTGCAGCCCATGGCAGGCTGCGCCCGGGTGCTCCAGTGCGCCGAGGCGGTGCCCATCCTGCTCCAGGTGTTCTTCTCGGCGGTGACCCAG CTCGCCGACAGTGCCCTGGCCAAACAGCTGGCACAGCTGCTCCTGCAGAGAAGTGACTCACTCTTCcaggccccaggctacaaagcCAGCGTGCACAG AGTGCTGAGCTCGCAGTTCCTGGCCCTGTGCGCGCGGCACCGCCCCCTCGTGGTTGAGTTGGGGAAGGAGCTCCTGGAGTTCGTGGGCGGCGCAAGCGGCCTGCGCAGCGGCGGGGGCATGCTCACTGCAGTG GTGTGGGCCATTGGCGAGTACCTGTCCGTGTCTTGGGACCGGCGCTGCACTGTGGACCAGATCAACAAGTTCTTTGAAGCCCTAGAAGCCCTGCTGTTCGAGGTCACCCAATCCCGCCCCTCGGTCACCCTTCCCAAGTGTCCACCACAGCTCATCACCACACTCATGACCACACTGACCAAGCTGGCCTCCCGGAGCCAAGACCTGATCCCCAG ggtctctctgttcctgtcgaAGATGCGGACCCTGGCCCAGCGCCCGGCCCTGGGCTGCCAGCCCTGGGGGGAGGACGCGGGAGCCATAGGGACACGGGCCACTGAGCTGCTGAACCTGCTGAAGATGCCCAGCGTGGCCCAGTTTGTGCTCACGCCCAGCATGGAAGTGTCCGAACCCCGCTATCACCGGGACAGCAACACGGCGCTGCCGCTGGCCCTGCGCACCGTCAGCCGGCTGGTGGAGAAGGAGGCAGGCCTCCTGCCCGGGTGA
- the AP5Z1 gene encoding AP-5 complex subunit zeta-1 isoform X1 — protein sequence MFTAGAESLLHQARGIQDEELTKFCSRVSKLLQREAAGPEATDALRRLFLIVAATKYSRKLEKSCVALLQTTLCLPTCPEPLQLLCAAILREMSPCDSLSLSCDHVQNTRQLSLVASVLLAQGDRKQEVRDVGQRVFKVLESRQPDGPSLRPLLPVVSKVASLAPDTLHEDQTKLLNRRLADWLRYASVQQGPAHSSRGFFSTPRARQPGPITEVDGAVATDFFTVLSTAQRFTEDQWLNVQAFSMLRAWLLHSGPEGPGAPDADDKSELEGSTLSVLSTASSTSRLLLPQERLREKAFEYCQRLIEQSNRRALRKGDSDLQKACLVEAVLVLDLLCRQDPSFLYRTLSCLKALHARLCGDPACVRALLPVAQFFLTHGEAAALDSEAVCQHVFTRLPSEFFHHPVLAFEFVQFCRDSLPLFGRNLGILKLSFPNLFKLLAWNSPPLTSEFVALLPSLVDASTALEMLHALLDLPCLTAALDLQLRSSPATSERPLWDASLRIPSCLEAFRDPQCRGLFQHLLRAKASGTVERLAPLHQLLQPMAGCARVLQCAEAVPILLQVFFSAVTQLADSALAKQLAQLLLQRSDSLFQAPGYKASVHRVLSSQFLALCARHRPLVVELGKELLEFVGGASGLRSGGGMLTAVVWAIGEYLSVSWDRRCTVDQINKFFEALEALLFEVTQSRPSVTLPKCPPQLITTLMTTLTKLASRSQDLIPRVSLFLSKMRTLAQRPALGCQPWGEDAGAIGTRATELLNLLKMPSVAQFVLTPSMEVSEPRYHRDSNTALPLALRTVSRLVEKEAGLLPG from the exons ATGTTCACGGCGGGGGCGGAGAGCCTGCTGCACCAGGCCAG GGGCATCCAGGATGAGGAGCTGACGAAGTTCTGTTCCCGGGTCAGCAAGCTGCTGCAGAGGGAGGCCGCGGGGCCCGAGGCCACCGACGCCCTGCGAAGGCTCTTCCTCATCGTGGCGGCCACCAAATACAGCAGGAA GCTGGAGAAGAGCTGTGTGGCCCTGCTGCAGACCACCCTCTGCCTGCCCACGTGCCCCGAGCCGCTCCAGCTCCTCTGCGCGGCCATCCTGAGGGAGATGTCGCCCTGTGACAGCCTGAGCCTGTCCTGTGACCACGTCCAGAACACGCGGCAGCTGAGCCTGGTGGCCTCTGTGCTCCTGGCCCAG GGTGACAGAAAGCAGGAGGTCAGAGATGTGGGCCAGCGTGTCTTCAAAGTCCTCGAGAGCCGGCAGCCGGACGGGCCCAGTCTGAGGCCTCTCCTCCCGGTCGTGTCCAAGGTGGCCAGCCTGGCCCCGGACACCCTCCATGAAG ACCAGACCAAGCTGCTCAACAGGAGGCTGGCAGACTGGCTCCGCTACGCCAGCGTCCAGCAGGGGCCGGCCCACTCTTCCAGAGGCTTCTTCTCCACGCCCAGGGCCCGGCAG CCGGGTCCTATCACCGAGGTCGATGGGGCTGTGGCCACAGATTTCTTCACAGTACTGTCCACGGCCCAGCGCTTCACGGAGGACCAGTGGCTGAACGTGCAGGCCTTCTCCATGCTGCGGGCCTGGCTGCTGCACAGCGGCCCTGAGGGCCCCGGCGCCCCGGACGCAG ATGACAAGTCCGAACTGGAGGGCTCCACTCTGTCCGTGCTGTCCACCGCCTCGTCCACCAGCCGTCTGCTACTGCCCCAGGAGCGGCTGCGGGAAAAAGCCTTCGAGTACTGCCAGCGCCTCATCGAGCAGAGTAACCGGC GGGCCCTGAGGAAGGGGGACTCGGACCTACAGAAAGCT TGCCTGGTGGAGGCCGTGCTGGTGCTGGACCTGCTCTGCAGGCAGGACCCCTCCTTCCTGTACCGCACCCTGTCCTGCCTGAAGGCCCTGCACGCCCGGCTGTGCGGGGACCCCGCCTGCGTGCGGGCACTGCTGCCGGTGGCCCAGTTCTTCCTGACCCACG GGGAAGCGGCCGCCCTGGACTCGGAGGCCGTCTGCCAGCACGTGTTCACCAGGCTGCCTTCCGAGTTCTTCCACCACCCGGTGCTGGCCTTCGAGTTCGTCCAGTTCTGCAGGGACAGCCTCCCCCTGTTCGGCAGAAACCTCGGCATTCTCAAGCTGAGCTTCCCCAACCTTTTCAAG CTCCTGGCCTGGAACAGCCCGCCCCTGACCTCCGAGTTTGTGGCGCTGCTCCCGTCGCTGGTTGACGCCAGCACGGCCCTGGAGATGCTGCATGCGCTGCTGGACCTGCCGTGTCTGACTGCGGCCTTGGACCTGCAGCTCCG ATCTTCTCCAGCCACTTCCGAGAGGCCACTCTGGGATGCCTCCCTCAGGATCCCCAGCTGCCTGGAGGCCTTCCGGGACCCACAGTGCCGGGGTCTCTTCCAGCATCTGCTGCGTGCCAAGGCCAGCGGGACTGTGGAGAG GTTGGCGCCCCTCCACCAGCTGCTGCAGCCCATGGCAGGCTGCGCCCGGGTGCTCCAGTGCGCCGAGGCGGTGCCCATCCTGCTCCAGGTGTTCTTCTCGGCGGTGACCCAG CTCGCCGACAGTGCCCTGGCCAAACAGCTGGCACAGCTGCTCCTGCAGAGAAGTGACTCACTCTTCcaggccccaggctacaaagcCAGCGTGCACAG AGTGCTGAGCTCGCAGTTCCTGGCCCTGTGCGCGCGGCACCGCCCCCTCGTGGTTGAGTTGGGGAAGGAGCTCCTGGAGTTCGTGGGCGGCGCAAGCGGCCTGCGCAGCGGCGGGGGCATGCTCACTGCAGTG GTGTGGGCCATTGGCGAGTACCTGTCCGTGTCTTGGGACCGGCGCTGCACTGTGGACCAGATCAACAAGTTCTTTGAAGCCCTAGAAGCCCTGCTGTTCGAGGTCACCCAATCCCGCCCCTCGGTCACCCTTCCCAAGTGTCCACCACAGCTCATCACCACACTCATGACCACACTGACCAAGCTGGCCTCCCGGAGCCAAGACCTGATCCCCAG ggtctctctgttcctgtcgaAGATGCGGACCCTGGCCCAGCGCCCGGCCCTGGGCTGCCAGCCCTGGGGGGAGGACGCGGGAGCCATAGGGACACGGGCCACTGAGCTGCTGAACCTGCTGAAGATGCCCAGCGTGGCCCAGTTTGTGCTCACGCCCAGCATGGAAGTGTCCGAACCCCGCTATCACCGGGACAGCAACACGGCGCTGCCGCTGGCCCTGCGCACCGTCAGCCGGCTGGTGGAGAAGGAGGCAGGCCTCCTGCCCGGGTGA
- the AP5Z1 gene encoding AP-5 complex subunit zeta-1 isoform X3: MSPCDSLSLSCDHVQNTRQLSLVASVLLAQGDRKQEVRDVGQRVFKVLESRQPDGPSLRPLLPVVSKVASLAPDTLHEDQTKLLNRRLADWLRYASVQQGPAHSSRGFFSTPRARQPGPITEVDGAVATDFFTVLSTAQRFTEDQWLNVQAFSMLRAWLLHSGPEGPGAPDADDKSELEGSTLSVLSTASSTSRLLLPQERLREKAFEYCQRLIEQSNRRALRKGDSDLQKACLVEAVLVLDLLCRQDPSFLYRTLSCLKALHARLCGDPACVRALLPVAQFFLTHGEAAALDSEAVCQHVFTRLPSEFFHHPVLAFEFVQFCRDSLPLFGRNLGILKLSFPNLFKLLAWNSPPLTSEFVALLPSLVDASTALEMLHALLDLPCLTAALDLQLRSSPATSERPLWDASLRIPSCLEAFRDPQCRGLFQHLLRAKASGTVERLAPLHQLLQPMAGCARVLQCAEAVPILLQVFFSAVTQLADSALAKQLAQLLLQRSDSLFQAPGYKASVHRVLSSQFLALCARHRPLVVELGKELLEFVGGASGLRSGGGMLTAVVWAIGEYLSVSWDRRCTVDQINKFFEALEALLFEVTQSRPSVTLPKCPPQLITTLMTTLTKLASRSQDLIPRVSLFLSKMRTLAQRPALGCQPWGEDAGAIGTRATELLNLLKMPSVAQFVLTPSMEVSEPRYHRDSNTALPLALRTVSRLVEKEAGLLPG; the protein is encoded by the exons ATGTCGCCCTGTGACAGCCTGAGCCTGTCCTGTGACCACGTCCAGAACACGCGGCAGCTGAGCCTGGTGGCCTCTGTGCTCCTGGCCCAG GGTGACAGAAAGCAGGAGGTCAGAGATGTGGGCCAGCGTGTCTTCAAAGTCCTCGAGAGCCGGCAGCCGGACGGGCCCAGTCTGAGGCCTCTCCTCCCGGTCGTGTCCAAGGTGGCCAGCCTGGCCCCGGACACCCTCCATGAAG ACCAGACCAAGCTGCTCAACAGGAGGCTGGCAGACTGGCTCCGCTACGCCAGCGTCCAGCAGGGGCCGGCCCACTCTTCCAGAGGCTTCTTCTCCACGCCCAGGGCCCGGCAG CCGGGTCCTATCACCGAGGTCGATGGGGCTGTGGCCACAGATTTCTTCACAGTACTGTCCACGGCCCAGCGCTTCACGGAGGACCAGTGGCTGAACGTGCAGGCCTTCTCCATGCTGCGGGCCTGGCTGCTGCACAGCGGCCCTGAGGGCCCCGGCGCCCCGGACGCAG ATGACAAGTCCGAACTGGAGGGCTCCACTCTGTCCGTGCTGTCCACCGCCTCGTCCACCAGCCGTCTGCTACTGCCCCAGGAGCGGCTGCGGGAAAAAGCCTTCGAGTACTGCCAGCGCCTCATCGAGCAGAGTAACCGGC GGGCCCTGAGGAAGGGGGACTCGGACCTACAGAAAGCT TGCCTGGTGGAGGCCGTGCTGGTGCTGGACCTGCTCTGCAGGCAGGACCCCTCCTTCCTGTACCGCACCCTGTCCTGCCTGAAGGCCCTGCACGCCCGGCTGTGCGGGGACCCCGCCTGCGTGCGGGCACTGCTGCCGGTGGCCCAGTTCTTCCTGACCCACG GGGAAGCGGCCGCCCTGGACTCGGAGGCCGTCTGCCAGCACGTGTTCACCAGGCTGCCTTCCGAGTTCTTCCACCACCCGGTGCTGGCCTTCGAGTTCGTCCAGTTCTGCAGGGACAGCCTCCCCCTGTTCGGCAGAAACCTCGGCATTCTCAAGCTGAGCTTCCCCAACCTTTTCAAG CTCCTGGCCTGGAACAGCCCGCCCCTGACCTCCGAGTTTGTGGCGCTGCTCCCGTCGCTGGTTGACGCCAGCACGGCCCTGGAGATGCTGCATGCGCTGCTGGACCTGCCGTGTCTGACTGCGGCCTTGGACCTGCAGCTCCG ATCTTCTCCAGCCACTTCCGAGAGGCCACTCTGGGATGCCTCCCTCAGGATCCCCAGCTGCCTGGAGGCCTTCCGGGACCCACAGTGCCGGGGTCTCTTCCAGCATCTGCTGCGTGCCAAGGCCAGCGGGACTGTGGAGAG GTTGGCGCCCCTCCACCAGCTGCTGCAGCCCATGGCAGGCTGCGCCCGGGTGCTCCAGTGCGCCGAGGCGGTGCCCATCCTGCTCCAGGTGTTCTTCTCGGCGGTGACCCAG CTCGCCGACAGTGCCCTGGCCAAACAGCTGGCACAGCTGCTCCTGCAGAGAAGTGACTCACTCTTCcaggccccaggctacaaagcCAGCGTGCACAG AGTGCTGAGCTCGCAGTTCCTGGCCCTGTGCGCGCGGCACCGCCCCCTCGTGGTTGAGTTGGGGAAGGAGCTCCTGGAGTTCGTGGGCGGCGCAAGCGGCCTGCGCAGCGGCGGGGGCATGCTCACTGCAGTG GTGTGGGCCATTGGCGAGTACCTGTCCGTGTCTTGGGACCGGCGCTGCACTGTGGACCAGATCAACAAGTTCTTTGAAGCCCTAGAAGCCCTGCTGTTCGAGGTCACCCAATCCCGCCCCTCGGTCACCCTTCCCAAGTGTCCACCACAGCTCATCACCACACTCATGACCACACTGACCAAGCTGGCCTCCCGGAGCCAAGACCTGATCCCCAG ggtctctctgttcctgtcgaAGATGCGGACCCTGGCCCAGCGCCCGGCCCTGGGCTGCCAGCCCTGGGGGGAGGACGCGGGAGCCATAGGGACACGGGCCACTGAGCTGCTGAACCTGCTGAAGATGCCCAGCGTGGCCCAGTTTGTGCTCACGCCCAGCATGGAAGTGTCCGAACCCCGCTATCACCGGGACAGCAACACGGCGCTGCCGCTGGCCCTGCGCACCGTCAGCCGGCTGGTGGAGAAGGAGGCAGGCCTCCTGCCCGGGTGA